The following nucleotide sequence is from Novipirellula artificiosorum.
TGCACCGCCGACAAAGAATGTTAGTTCGGTTTGGATATCCTCGCGATAAAGGCGTGTTTTCAACTCCGTTCACACGTGTGATAAACAGTGGACAAACCGGTCGAAGTAGCTCAAAAACGCGGTGTGGCCCATTGGTTCCAGTTGATCTGGTTAAGCACCATTTGCGCGTTGGCCATGGCATCGACTAGACCCCGGACGCTTCCAATCGTCGCGTAGAGGCTCGCGAGCACCTCGTCGTCAAATTCGGACTGCTCGGAATTCGCTTGCAGTCCATCAAACTGGCTTTCCAATTCGTGTGTGAACTGCTTTAGTTCGGTTTGCTGATCATTCATCACATCGCGCGGCTCGAGCTTGGCCCAGCGTTCAAACACACTCTGCAGAGACACTCGAAGTCGATCGGTCACGACGGCAAAGGAATCAGGCAACTGTTTTGCGTGGTTGGCGAACTCATGTTGAGAGTTCTCCAGCGCCTGGAGACGGTTGACAATGCTTTGCATGGCGTCATCTAACTGCTGAACCTTGTCCGGTGAATTATCGGGAAACTGCTTGTAGTCAAGCCGTTTTTTCAATGCTTGGACTTTCGCGGATGCCGGCAAGACCATCGAGTCCAAGTATCGTTTTCGTTGGACTTGCGACCCGGTGCGATTTCCATGGCGCTCCCACGCATAGGAGCTGGTGACTCTTGCACAACCACTAAAGAACCAACGAACACTGTTCAGCATCGTCTGTTCTGATTTCATCGAACCCATCAGCGTCTGCACGATGCCAACGATGACCAGGGCAAACAGAACCAACATGGCTCCGCTGACAATCCCCATGAACGAGTAACTTTGATTGTTGCTGATTCCGCTGATCACCACGAATGCCGGCAGCACGACCGATCGGAGCGCCGTCAATCGACCAACGAGGAATAATCGAGCGAGAAACACAAAAACAAAGATGAGCGACAGCAGCTCCGGTCCGGTGCTGAGACGCGGCATGACTAGAAAATACACCGGCGCCACCAAGCCCCACAAGACAATGAACACGATAGGAACGAGACGCAATACGTTCATAGGCGTCCTCACGGCCATCAAGCCAAAACTCACGGCCAGGTTGGGCACACTTGGACCGGTGGGAGGATTGACGTAAATCCAGAAAAACCAACCGACGATGAATGAGACCGCAGGAAGCAATCCAAAGGTGAACCTCGCAGCGTCCCACCGCGGCGGCCGATAAAGGTCCGTCGGCAATGCGTGCGCATCGAGTTCCTTGACCGGCGAGAGGTCCGAGAGTACACGCATGATGCGTAGCAGTCTGCCGCTGGTTCGATGAAGCAAATTCAATTGACTGGCAAAGTTCAACAACGCCGCTCGTTCAAGATGAGAAAGCCGGACGCCCGAATCTTGGACCAGCTTCAATTCCTGCCACTGCAGCAGCGATTCATCACCATCCTCAGGTTCGCTGGCCTCTTCGCCGGCCGATCTTGCTTGCCACAAACTCTCGATCCGCGCTAACCGCTGCTGTAGTGTTTCGAGCGAAGAGTGGACTTGCGGTAACAGGCGGTCCAAGTCCAGTTGCCGACAGTCAGCGATGCTCTGCTGCCACGGCTCCATCGCGTCGACGGTCGCACGACTCGCGACGCGAAAGGATTCCCAAGCACGTTTTCTCGAGGCAACCGACGGTGTGTCCCCATACGCCGCATCAATGGTCGACAGCATCTGTGATAAGGTTCCGGCAAGTTTAGCTCGCTTTGCGGGTGCGTCATCGGTGAGCTCTCCCTTTTCCAATTGATGACGATACGTAGCGAACAGTTCCTGGAATTGCTGCCAGAATTCTTGACCATGCCGGTTGAGTGCATCTCCCGCGTGCTGCGGCCAAAGAATGATGCTGATGGCTGTGTAAATGACAACTCCCGCAGTCGTCTCTAAGTATCGGAAGGTGGCGAAGGAGAAGGCGTAGTCAATCTTGCCGTAGGTCGTCGCCCAGACGAGCGATGGCATGAACCCGGCGACGAGCCATGCATAGGCGTACCGGCTGGACTGCATGAAGTAGCCGATCACGACGAGGTAGAGCGCGTGGTACACAAGCGTGAGAGAACTGTCCTGTGCGAACAAGGCCAACCCCAACATTCCCACGCCCAGACCAAACGTTGTACCGATGATCCGCATGATGCCTTTGCTGAGCGACGCGCCGGTGGTATCCAGACTGATCAGTGCGATTGCCAGGGCACCATACTTTGGCAACTCCCAGTTCAACGACAGCGCGAGCCAATATAGCAGCACCATACTGAGCGCAAGCTTGAAAGCTTGCTGCATGTTCACGACAGTTGGCGTAGGGATCACGTGTGTGGTTGTCTTTTAGTTGCAGTATCATGTCGTGGCTGGGACATCTTGCTCCAGCACCTCGGCCGAAAGCCACAGCCACCGAAAGAATCACCAGTCACTACTTACGAATCGCGATGGACGCAGTCATACCGGACACCAAGTGAATGTCCTTGGGGATATTGTCAAAGCGGATCCGCACCGGGACACGCTGAGCCAATCGAATCCACTCAAACGTGGGTTGAATCGTGGGAACGATATTGCTGGGGCCGTCTGTTTGAGCGAGGTTGGGTGGATTGATGGCGTAACCGATGCTCTCGACATGCGCCTTCAGAGGCTGGTTGTGATGACTCATCAGCGTGATGATCGCTTCGTCGCCGGGCTGGATATGTTTCAGCTTTGTTTCCTGGAAATAGGCATCGACCCGAAAGGAAGACGAATCGACAAACAGCGCGAAGGGCGTCCCGGCCGAAACAAACGTGTCGCCCAACAGGCTCATGTTGGAGATATAGCCGTCGGCAGGGGCGTAGATTGAAGTCCAGTTCAAATTGAGCTGTGCTTGTTCCAACTGCACGTTTGCGCTTTGGATGCGATAGTTCGCATCACCCGGTTCACCCAAGTTTGCCTTGGCTTGGTCCAAGTCGGCGTTGGCGGTCAACACGCCAGCTTCGGCTTCGGCCAATCCGTTCTCGGCAATCACCAAATTGGCTTTCGCCTCACGGACGGCTGCCTGCGCCTGCACGACGGCTGACTTGGCCTGTGCAAGACCGGCGTTCGCACTATCGACTTCCGCCTGATACGCTTGCACCGAAGCCGCCTTTGCCTGCGCGGTTTGCACTGACCCCGCTTTGCTGTCGGCAAGCTTCTGGGCTCGCTCGGCCTCTCGCTGGGCTTCGGCGAGTTGCGCCTTGACTTGAGCGATCTTTGCCGTGGCGGAGGTGACTCCCGACTCGGCTTCTGCCACCGACGCGTTAGCCGACTCCACACCGGCCTGGGCAGCATCGATTTGGCTCTTCGCCGATATCGCGGCAGCCTCGCTCTGTTTGACCCCCGCTTTGGCGGCGCGGACGGCGGCCTCCAATTGAGCGACGCTTTGTTTCGCCTGAATCAGCGATACCTCTGCTTGATCAACGGCCAATTGGTATTGGCTGGGGTCAATTTGAAACAGCAGATCACCTTTGCTGACCGCTTGATTGTCCTTGACCGAAATCTTTACCAAGTAACCATTCACCCGCGGAGCGATCTGCACTACATCCGCCCGCACCTGACCGTCGCGCGTCCAGGGAGCGCACTGGTATCGGCTGTAAAGCAAATAAGCACATGCCGAGGCTGCCACTACAACGGTCGTCGTGACAAGCTTGGGGATGAGCTTCTTGATCGAGTCTTTGGATAGCATTGTTTATTCATCAAACTATGTTGTTGAGCCTTGTGACTGTAGCTTCTAGCCGCAGTAGTCTTGGGATTTCTGGGGCAGGATGCCCCAGTCACGTTTGCGATTGCGTTGATCAGGGCGGCAAATAGAAAAGGCCAATCAGTGACGTCAGCATGACCCAGAAAGCGAGGAACGCGATCTCAGTCCGCCAGAAATACTGACTCAGCCCCGTTGCGTTGAGCAAGCGTGTCAGTCCAAGCGTGGCTAGATATCCCAATACCACCGTGATCATGAAGGGCGGCAGGTAGACCCAGGTGAAAGAAATCTCGGACGGGATCTGATCGGCCAACATCGGGAAATACCGGCTTTAACGATTAGCAAAAATAAATACGAACAGTACACATTGTATTAGTCGTCCTGCCTGAATTGAGAGAATTGGGGCCTGTGGCACCAAAAACATCCAATGGAATCAGGATTTCGAGGCGGTCGTGCCGAATTCTCCAGTAGTTCAGCCTTTACGGATTGGCCGGACATCGCATTTGCTACGCATTGGATCGCCCAGGGGACGGAGTCTTGAGGAAAATGAACGCGCTCAACCGTCGACTAGGAAAGACGGCTTGTTTGCGTTCGTTGCTCCTTGCAGTTGGCCTCCTCTGCAACACCGGCTGCCAACTCAAGCAATGGGCTCACAACCAGCTGAAAGTCGGCCCTGAGTACTGCCAACCCCAGGCAAGCGTTTCGGAAAATTGGATTGATGCCGGCGAGGTGCACCTTGATCAAACCACCTGGAGCGATCCTCAGTGGTGGTCGAACCTCAACGATCCGTTGCTCGACAGCCTGATTCAGACAGCATACCAACAGAATCTGTCGCTCCGTGAAGCGGGATGGCGGGTGATGCAGGCACGCGCGATCCGTGACATCAACGTTGGAAACCTGTTTCCTCAATCTCAAACAGCGTACGGTCAATACGACAGGATTCTTGAGAGCCAGTCCGTTGCGACGCCCGTCCCTCTTCGCGCGTTTGACAAATGGTCCACTGGGTTCAACCTTGCCTGGGAAGTCGACGTGTGGGGGCGTTATCGTCGCTCCATCGCGTCGGCCGAAGCTAACTTAGAAGCCTCGGTCGGCGACCGCGATGCCATCATGATCAGCTTGTTCGCGGAAGTGGCAACGGCCTATACTGACTATCGAACCTCGCAAAAAGAACTTGAGTACGCGAAACGCAATGCAGAGATCCAAGAAAGCTCGCTGGAACTCACTCAGAAGAAAGCGAACAGTGGTGCAACCGGATTTACCGGTGTCTATCTTGCCACGTCGAGTCTTGAATCAACCAGAGCGGGTATCCCCAATATCGAGATTCAACTCCGCCAGGCGAACAACCAGCTTTGCACGCTGCTGGGGCTCCCCACTCAAGATCTTTCACCCATGCTCGGCGAAGGCGAAATCCCAACCGCACCGCCGGACGTCGTGGTAGGCATTCCAGCCAACTTGCTGCGCAGGCGACCGGATGTTCGCGCCTCCGAACGATCCGTCGCAGCACAGAGTGAGCAGATCGGAATTGCGATCGCTGACTTGTACCCTGCCTTCACGATCACAGGCCAGATTGCATGGGAGAGTGAGCGGTTCGGTGATCTATTTCGGTCAGCGAGCAACGCTGGTTCGGTCGGCCCTGGATTTCAATGGAACCTATTGAATTACGGTCGCATCAAGAATAATGTCCAATTGCAACAGTACGGTCTGCAGGAGCTGATTGCCAGTTACCAGGGCACCGTGCTGAACGCGAACCAAGAAGTGGAAGATGCGATCGTTGCGTTTCTCAAGACCCAGCAGCGGTATCGAACACTCCAGAAAAGTGTGGAGGCGACCGAGGAAGCGTTAAAGCTGCTGACGCTCTCGTATGAGGAAGGCGAAACGGACTTCACTGGTGTCTTCCTCTTGCAGGGAGCGCTCGTTGGATCGCAAAACCAGCTAGCGCAGGCGCAAGGTGATGTGACGACCAGCCTGGTTCAATTGTACAAAGCACTTGGAGGTGGCTGGGAAGTGCGATGCCGCGGCTTCTCCGCTGGAAATCAGATGGAATCATCAGTGTCAATGATCGAGGCACCGATGGATTTGGACAGCTTGCCCATAAGCGATCCTGCTACCGTCGCGGAAGCTCAAGATCGAGAGATGGCTTCTCGTGAGAAGACAGACAAGCCGGAAGCTGACCTGACAGAACTCCTCAGAGAATCGCGGCAAGACTCGTTTTCCAATGTGAAGTTCAACACCGATGAGTAGTCGAATCCGCGCGTTTGGAGATTTTATCCGACTCTTCGTTCGTTATGGCCTCCACGTCCGAGAGGTACTCGTTGGTCTGCTGATGCTGCTAGTGCTTGGTGGAGTGGCGATCTCGTATTTGGAAGACATCCCACTAGACCGGGCGATCTACTTCGCGTTCATAACGGGCTTGTCGATCGGATACGGCGATATCACTCCCAAAACTGGAATGGGGTGCGTGGTCAGCATCGGCATTGGCATAATCGGTATGATCTTTGTCGGCATGACCGTTGCCGTTGCCACGCAAGCTTTGGCCGATACGATCAGGGTAAGATCAGAACATAAGCGATAGACGGGCCACTGTGGATTGAGGACAAGCCCTCAGTCGACTGCTCTAGACTTCTCCCCCGCGTGCATCTGCGCGAGCACCATAGAGTGAGGCTAGCGGATTGGCGGACAGGCCGTGCAAGAGAACGCTCAGTATGATGGTCCACACAACAACGGCCACGATCGTATCGTTGCCCGGAAGTTTTTCCGCGATGACCATCACGACGAACACGATACTTGCCAAGCCCCGTGGTCCGAACCAGCCTATGAATAGCAATGTGTCTCGCTTTAGTCCCTTTCCGATCAGACACAGGAACACAGGCAACATGCGGACCACGGTTAGGCTCAGCAGGGCGTAGACCAAAATTCGCCAACTGAACCCAGACAGAAGAATTCCTAACGCCATCGTTCCGAACGCGAACCACGTCACCATCGCGACTGCGTCTGCGGTACCTTCCGCCGCGGTTAAGAACTTCTCCTTGTGCTGCTTCGTCAACGCGCCAAATGTCAGCCCGCCTACGAAAGCAGCGATGAAGCCACTACCACCCAGCCATTGTGCCAATCCAAAACAGAGCAGGGCGAGTGCGATGATAGGAATTTGTAGCCAGGTTCCAGCAACCCAACCGCGAGCAGCACTCGTTCGCAATCCAAACCCACCCACTACGGCAAGCACAAGGCCGGTCACCAATCCGATCCCGATCACCTTCAGCGGCAGCTGAAAAACCAATGAGGCCGATTCGGATGCCTCGACCGAACCCGCTGCCAGCGCGATGAAGAACAAGATCACGGGCACGCAGATGCCGTCGTTCAATCCACTTTCAACATTCAGGCTTTCACGCACCTTGGCAGGCACGACCGGATTGGTAACGACCGCTTTTCCCAAGGCCGCATCCGTGGGTGCCAGCATTGTGGCGATCAGCGCGACCTCAAAAAAGCCAAGTTCACCGAAGATCAACCAAGCGATTCCCATGCCAAGGGCAATCGTCAGCGGCAAACCCAGCAGCAGCAGACGGACGGGGATCGCTTCGACACGTCGCAGTACAGTCAGATTGGCGTTTGACGAGTCCGTGAAAAGGCA
It contains:
- a CDS encoding FUSC family protein; the encoded protein is MQQAFKLALSMVLLYWLALSLNWELPKYGALAIALISLDTTGASLSKGIMRIIGTTFGLGVGMLGLALFAQDSSLTLVYHALYLVVIGYFMQSSRYAYAWLVAGFMPSLVWATTYGKIDYAFSFATFRYLETTAGVVIYTAISIILWPQHAGDALNRHGQEFWQQFQELFATYRHQLEKGELTDDAPAKRAKLAGTLSQMLSTIDAAYGDTPSVASRKRAWESFRVASRATVDAMEPWQQSIADCRQLDLDRLLPQVHSSLETLQQRLARIESLWQARSAGEEASEPEDGDESLLQWQELKLVQDSGVRLSHLERAALLNFASQLNLLHRTSGRLLRIMRVLSDLSPVKELDAHALPTDLYRPPRWDAARFTFGLLPAVSFIVGWFFWIYVNPPTGPSVPNLAVSFGLMAVRTPMNVLRLVPIVFIVLWGLVAPVYFLVMPRLSTGPELLSLIFVFVFLARLFLVGRLTALRSVVLPAFVVISGISNNQSYSFMGIVSGAMLVLFALVIVGIVQTLMGSMKSEQTMLNSVRWFFSGCARVTSSYAWERHGNRTGSQVQRKRYLDSMVLPASAKVQALKKRLDYKQFPDNSPDKVQQLDDAMQSIVNRLQALENSQHEFANHAKQLPDSFAVVTDRLRVSLQSVFERWAKLEPRDVMNDQQTELKQFTHELESQFDGLQANSEQSEFDDEVLASLYATIGSVRGLVDAMANAQMVLNQINWNQWATPRF
- a CDS encoding HlyD family secretion protein, with protein sequence MLSKDSIKKLIPKLVTTTVVVAASACAYLLYSRYQCAPWTRDGQVRADVVQIAPRVNGYLVKISVKDNQAVSKGDLLFQIDPSQYQLAVDQAEVSLIQAKQSVAQLEAAVRAAKAGVKQSEAAAISAKSQIDAAQAGVESANASVAEAESGVTSATAKIAQVKAQLAEAQREAERAQKLADSKAGSVQTAQAKAASVQAYQAEVDSANAGLAQAKSAVVQAQAAVREAKANLVIAENGLAEAEAGVLTANADLDQAKANLGEPGDANYRIQSANVQLEQAQLNLNWTSIYAPADGYISNMSLLGDTFVSAGTPFALFVDSSSFRVDAYFQETKLKHIQPGDEAIITLMSHHNQPLKAHVESIGYAINPPNLAQTDGPSNIVPTIQPTFEWIRLAQRVPVRIRFDNIPKDIHLVSGMTASIAIRK
- a CDS encoding DUF1656 domain-containing protein yields the protein MLADQIPSEISFTWVYLPPFMITVVLGYLATLGLTRLLNATGLSQYFWRTEIAFLAFWVMLTSLIGLFYLPP
- a CDS encoding efflux transporter outer membrane subunit — translated: MNALNRRLGKTACLRSLLLAVGLLCNTGCQLKQWAHNQLKVGPEYCQPQASVSENWIDAGEVHLDQTTWSDPQWWSNLNDPLLDSLIQTAYQQNLSLREAGWRVMQARAIRDINVGNLFPQSQTAYGQYDRILESQSVATPVPLRAFDKWSTGFNLAWEVDVWGRYRRSIASAEANLEASVGDRDAIMISLFAEVATAYTDYRTSQKELEYAKRNAEIQESSLELTQKKANSGATGFTGVYLATSSLESTRAGIPNIEIQLRQANNQLCTLLGLPTQDLSPMLGEGEIPTAPPDVVVGIPANLLRRRPDVRASERSVAAQSEQIGIAIADLYPAFTITGQIAWESERFGDLFRSASNAGSVGPGFQWNLLNYGRIKNNVQLQQYGLQELIASYQGTVLNANQEVEDAIVAFLKTQQRYRTLQKSVEATEEALKLLTLSYEEGETDFTGVFLLQGALVGSQNQLAQAQGDVTTSLVQLYKALGGGWEVRCRGFSAGNQMESSVSMIEAPMDLDSLPISDPATVAEAQDREMASREKTDKPEADLTELLRESRQDSFSNVKFNTDE
- a CDS encoding potassium channel family protein; the protein is MSSRIRAFGDFIRLFVRYGLHVREVLVGLLMLLVLGGVAISYLEDIPLDRAIYFAFITGLSIGYGDITPKTGMGCVVSIGIGIIGMIFVGMTVAVATQALADTIRVRSEHKR
- a CDS encoding cation:proton antiporter; translation: MAEYQILTIFAAFALAYSLIASRLEKTPINGALVYVLAGMLIGPDLLDLIDLSIEGETVSQLAEIALAICLFTDSSNANLTVLRRVEAIPVRLLLLGLPLTIALGMGIAWLIFGELGFFEVALIATMLAPTDAALGKAVVTNPVVPAKVRESLNVESGLNDGICVPVILFFIALAAGSVEASESASLVFQLPLKVIGIGLVTGLVLAVVGGFGLRTSAARGWVAGTWLQIPIIALALLCFGLAQWLGGSGFIAAFVGGLTFGALTKQHKEKFLTAAEGTADAVAMVTWFAFGTMALGILLSGFSWRILVYALLSLTVVRMLPVFLCLIGKGLKRDTLLFIGWFGPRGLASIVFVVMVIAEKLPGNDTIVAVVVWTIILSVLLHGLSANPLASLYGARADARGGEV